A stretch of Flavobacterium sp. N1994 DNA encodes these proteins:
- a CDS encoding T9SS-dependent choice-of-anchor J family protein, giving the protein MKKFTFLISLCLCSVFYCNAQFSENFDGGVGSALPTGWTKINGANTASWLIGSPLYITAHSGTKVAMISGSGSAAHDDYLITPQITVVAGVTDRLSYWVGISSTGNLESYDVKISKTGTALANFTDYAHQNVYGPQFFTKRTINLSAYVGQSIYVAFHATSPANSIGLNLDDVVNDGFPTCSATTGFSESFELTQTVNSSVGDFPGCWTSQNAANQNNLWYIGYSDTGAAHTGQYVATVTYNPATCLSNYLISPKITVTAGVNDRFSFWARSGATSNRYLKVKVSTTTPTVGGFTSTLVNAIGLTTTYKQVTLDLSAYVGQSIYLGVNSEDATSGYFLLDDVVNDALPVVADFPQGFESANTIPGHWRALTPSNTSSWSVSANGHTGVNAAQYDYSSAAQNDMLVTPAITVVAGVNDRLSFWAKSTTGFYNQNNIISVATVANPTAANFNPIKYCDSFSTWSKQFVDLSAYVGQTIYLSFKGTTSLTSSAVSFYYDDFVLDRLVPALHSDCQGVYNFTLQNTLLLNGQNASQNTITFYYNEPDAIAGTNAIANPESAAIYSSSPITIYARIYNNTTNTFTTNYFGLVSDKIDFQFQVNNGTILASLIGGSSVTLQWYYQNTALPNETSPFLNTQFYPQFQAFSLKATNTVTGCTITSNPILIPVFGEDTFTLTLTSEAVTTTSSVFDNDILFGLALGTPAPTDDPTFTMNVDGTINVAAGTPPGTYSVIYSYSSVGSNVYYYGTRTATVLILSSGIRMNAFLDSNNNGVKDSGEQNFTKGQFHYILNDNGIENNIFSSIGSCTIYDNVITNSYDLSYTINNEFAPYYALANPTFNNVVINGNGFQTFNFPITATQTYADLSVTISPLSQPRPGFTYINRLTYTNNGNQTLAAGTVTFSPNIGLFINAISQSGTTSTANGFSYAFTNLNPSESRYIDVTINVPSIPSVTLGQLLTSTATITNPTGEIYPTDNSASLTQAVIGSYDPNNKSESHGGRILQSSFSANDYLTYTILFENTGTADAITVQVNDVLDAKLDETSIRMLGASHNYILDRVGSTLNWKFSGINLPPSVANSQIGHGYIVFKVKPKAGYALGDIIPNTANIYFDFNPAIVTNTFTTQFVATLGTEDFAFAYFSCYPNPVKNTLTVTNDATIDTIEIATVLGQSISSQKVNDLQTQINLSGLASGIYFVKVTSSKQEKTIKIIKD; this is encoded by the coding sequence ATGAAAAAATTTACTTTCTTGATTAGCCTTTGTCTTTGTTCTGTTTTTTATTGTAATGCCCAGTTCTCCGAAAACTTTGATGGGGGTGTGGGAAGTGCGTTGCCAACAGGCTGGACTAAAATTAATGGTGCCAATACCGCTTCTTGGTTGATAGGCTCTCCGCTTTATATCACGGCGCATAGTGGAACTAAGGTGGCTATGATTTCGGGGTCTGGAAGTGCGGCTCATGATGATTATTTGATTACGCCACAGATTACCGTGGTAGCCGGAGTTACAGATAGACTAAGCTATTGGGTGGGAATTTCCTCTACCGGTAATTTGGAAAGTTATGATGTGAAAATATCAAAAACAGGCACCGCCTTAGCCAACTTTACCGATTATGCACATCAAAATGTATATGGACCACAATTCTTTACCAAAAGAACCATCAACTTATCTGCTTATGTTGGGCAGTCTATTTATGTGGCCTTTCATGCTACTTCCCCTGCGAACTCTATAGGATTGAATCTAGATGATGTAGTGAATGATGGCTTTCCCACTTGTAGTGCCACGACTGGGTTTTCAGAAAGTTTTGAATTAACCCAAACCGTCAATAGCAGTGTGGGTGATTTTCCAGGCTGTTGGACTTCTCAAAATGCCGCCAATCAAAACAACCTTTGGTATATAGGCTACAGTGATACGGGTGCTGCGCATACAGGACAATATGTTGCTACGGTTACTTATAATCCGGCCACTTGCCTTAGTAATTATTTAATCTCTCCTAAAATTACCGTTACTGCTGGAGTGAACGACCGCTTTTCCTTTTGGGCACGAAGCGGCGCTACTTCCAACCGCTATTTGAAAGTGAAGGTTTCTACCACCACGCCTACTGTTGGGGGTTTTACCAGTACTTTAGTCAATGCTATCGGTTTGACCACTACTTATAAACAAGTGACCCTCGATTTATCGGCTTATGTAGGACAATCTATTTATTTGGGGGTTAATTCTGAAGATGCTACTTCTGGCTATTTTCTACTAGACGATGTAGTCAATGACGCCTTGCCTGTTGTCGCTGATTTTCCGCAAGGTTTTGAAAGCGCTAACACCATACCAGGACACTGGCGAGCTCTTACGCCTAGCAACACTAGCTCTTGGTCGGTTTCGGCTAATGGGCATACAGGTGTTAATGCCGCTCAGTATGATTATAGTTCAGCCGCCCAAAATGACATGTTAGTTACCCCAGCCATAACTGTAGTAGCTGGAGTGAATGACCGTTTGAGTTTTTGGGCTAAAAGTACCACTGGCTTTTACAATCAAAACAATATTATAAGTGTGGCCACTGTGGCTAACCCAACGGCTGCTAATTTTAATCCCATTAAATATTGCGACAGTTTCAGCACTTGGTCTAAACAATTTGTTGATTTATCCGCTTATGTGGGGCAAACCATTTACTTGTCTTTTAAAGGAACCACCTCACTAACGAGCAGTGCGGTTAGTTTTTATTATGATGATTTTGTTTTAGATCGTTTAGTTCCTGCCTTGCACTCGGATTGTCAAGGGGTTTATAATTTTACCCTTCAAAATACCCTTTTACTGAATGGTCAAAATGCGAGTCAGAATACCATCACGTTTTATTACAATGAGCCCGATGCTATTGCTGGTACTAACGCTATTGCTAATCCAGAAAGTGCTGCTATTTATTCTAGTAGCCCAATTACTATTTATGCTAGAATCTACAACAACACAACCAATACTTTTACCACGAATTATTTTGGTTTAGTAAGTGATAAAATAGATTTCCAATTCCAAGTAAACAACGGCACTATTTTGGCTTCGTTGATTGGAGGTAGTAGTGTCACCTTACAATGGTATTATCAAAATACGGCTTTACCTAACGAGACTAGTCCATTTCTCAACACTCAGTTTTATCCACAATTTCAGGCTTTTTCTTTGAAAGCTACCAATACCGTTACTGGATGTACTATTACCAGTAATCCTATTCTCATACCTGTTTTTGGGGAAGATACGTTTACCCTTACTTTAACCAGTGAAGCGGTTACGACTACCTCTTCCGTGTTTGATAATGATATTTTATTTGGGTTGGCTCTTGGTACTCCTGCTCCTACTGACGATCCAACATTCACGATGAATGTTGATGGGACTATTAATGTAGCTGCAGGCACACCTCCAGGAACTTATTCGGTGATTTATAGTTACTCTAGTGTAGGTAGTAACGTTTACTATTATGGCACAAGAACTGCTACCGTGCTTATCTTAAGTTCGGGGATTAGAATGAACGCGTTCCTTGACTCTAATAATAATGGGGTCAAAGACAGTGGAGAACAAAATTTCACCAAAGGACAATTTCATTATATCCTAAATGACAACGGCATAGAGAACAATATTTTTTCATCTATTGGAAGTTGTACCATTTATGACAATGTTATTACAAACTCCTACGACTTAAGTTATACCATTAATAATGAGTTTGCGCCCTATTATGCCTTAGCGAACCCCACCTTTAACAATGTTGTAATCAATGGTAATGGCTTTCAAACTTTTAATTTTCCGATAACGGCTACCCAAACTTATGCAGATTTATCGGTTACCATTTCTCCTTTAAGCCAACCAAGACCTGGTTTTACCTATATCAATAGACTTACCTATACCAACAATGGCAACCAGACTTTAGCTGCGGGAACCGTGACTTTTTCGCCTAATATTGGGTTGTTTATTAATGCTATTTCACAGTCGGGCACGACTTCTACAGCTAACGGATTTAGCTATGCGTTCACCAATTTAAACCCGTCGGAAAGCCGCTATATAGATGTTACTATCAATGTCCCTAGTATTCCTTCGGTAACTTTGGGGCAATTGTTAACCAGTACGGCTACTATCACCAATCCAACGGGTGAAATTTACCCTACGGACAATAGTGCTTCTTTAACGCAAGCCGTTATAGGCTCTTATGACCCTAACAACAAATCCGAGAGTCATGGAGGTCGTATTCTACAGTCTTCGTTTTCAGCCAATGATTATTTAACTTATACCATCCTATTTGAAAACACGGGCACAGCTGATGCTATCACGGTGCAAGTTAATGACGTTCTAGATGCCAAGTTGGATGAAACCTCTATCCGCATGTTGGGAGCCAGTCATAATTATATTTTAGATAGAGTGGGCAGCACGCTAAATTGGAAATTTAGTGGTATCAATCTGCCGCCTTCTGTGGCCAATTCACAAATTGGACATGGGTATATTGTGTTTAAAGTAAAACCAAAAGCGGGTTATGCGCTTGGCGATATCATTCCAAATACCGCCAACATTTACTTTGATTTCAATCCGGCTATTGTGACCAATACTTTTACGACGCAGTTTGTTGCTACTTTAGGTACTGAGGACTTTGCTTTTGCTTATTTCAGTTGTTATCCTAATCCGGTGAAAAACACACTTACAGTTACGAATGACGCCACTATAGATACTATAGAAATAGCTACGGTTTTAGGACAAAGCATAAGTTCACAAAAAGTCAATGACTTACAAACTCAAATCAATTTATCAGGATTGGCCAGTGGGATCTATTTTGTTAAAGTAACTAGTAGTAAACAAGAGAAAACCATAAAAATCATCAAGGACTAA
- a CDS encoding gliding motility-associated C-terminal domain-containing protein — translation MIHQTITSLNKTYLFLFLLVTGSTFLNAQILTNGDFESGGSGVGFLVTDYTLINPLTGTSSPGFYSRTTNPALMNTTFNASGDHTTGTGKMLVFDGATAPNKFIWTTGNTGGTIPGFTVGQSYVFSYWIKSVSNQVTNDATRANISALFINASNVNPPALDHLAPLPSDGWQQVSYSFVATNTNVMVRLKTMSVPSVGNDFAVDDFSITPGALPFSGTYATTNPTCPTNTDGSITVTLAGGFLPYGSYHLTGTVTQTNANGIFSNLPAGTYTISVTDANNQVYTQSNIVLTAPNDLVISGPVTICSGQSTQLSVSGGLSTFTWTASPADASLVNPNSATPTVSPTVTTTYTATSGTPSSPTNLVVNGDFSSGYSGFTTEYTQVGDPNPFGVQTSYSIVANPAAWFNPFSSCGDHTNGSGYMMVFDGATDASGNIKVWCNATPIPVLPNKSYTFSYYVASVSTGSPAKLEPTINGVSLGAPITAPFTTCAWTLNTFTWNSGSNTTANICIYDREISSNGNDFALDDISLKETVTCIYTKSVTVTVTPATVPTFTAVAPICKGDTLNALPTTSNNGITGTWSPALDNTATTTYTFTPTTGTCTTTATLQIVVNQPVTPTFTAVAPVCTGDTLNALPTTSNNGINGTWSPPLNNTATTAYTFVPAAGQCAGNATLSIQVNPTTIPTFTAVAPICNGDPLLGLPTTSNNSITGLWSPALNNTATTTYTFAPAAGQCATTTSLTVQVNPLPQFTISGGCTGVYTLSVIQTDSSGSTYAWYNPSNVQIGSDATVTITTPGMYSLVVTQNGCSNSGTKEVLNTLCSIQNGISVNNDGLNDNFDLAAYNVSNLTIFNRYGMKVFDKTNYNNEWHGQSDKGDDLPDGTYYYVINFQDTPTKTGWIYINRAQ, via the coding sequence ATGATACATCAAACAATCACTTCTTTAAACAAAACCTACTTGTTTTTGTTTTTACTGGTTACAGGCAGTACTTTTTTAAATGCCCAAATCCTAACTAATGGTGATTTTGAAAGTGGTGGAAGTGGCGTTGGCTTTCTGGTAACCGATTATACTTTAATTAACCCGCTTACCGGAACCAGCTCTCCAGGTTTTTATAGTAGAACTACCAATCCCGCATTAATGAACACTACCTTTAATGCTAGTGGTGACCATACTACAGGAACTGGTAAAATGTTGGTTTTTGATGGAGCAACAGCTCCCAACAAATTCATTTGGACCACTGGAAATACCGGTGGGACCATTCCAGGATTTACTGTAGGACAATCTTATGTTTTTAGTTATTGGATTAAATCAGTTTCCAATCAGGTTACTAATGACGCTACCCGAGCTAATATAAGCGCTTTATTTATCAATGCGAGTAATGTAAATCCACCAGCATTAGACCATTTGGCACCACTACCTTCAGATGGATGGCAACAGGTTAGTTATTCTTTTGTGGCTACCAACACGAATGTAATGGTGCGTTTAAAAACGATGAGTGTACCATCGGTAGGAAATGATTTTGCTGTAGATGATTTTTCAATAACCCCTGGAGCACTTCCCTTTAGCGGAACTTATGCTACCACAAACCCTACTTGCCCTACCAACACAGATGGTTCTATTACCGTTACTTTGGCGGGTGGTTTTTTACCTTATGGAAGCTATCATTTAACCGGTACGGTTACCCAAACTAACGCCAATGGTATCTTTTCTAATTTACCAGCCGGAACCTATACCATTTCTGTTACCGATGCTAATAATCAAGTATACACCCAATCTAATATTGTATTAACGGCTCCCAATGATTTGGTTATAAGTGGTCCGGTTACTATTTGTTCGGGGCAATCTACGCAGTTATCTGTAAGCGGTGGCCTTTCTACGTTCACTTGGACAGCAAGTCCGGCGGACGCCTCTTTAGTCAATCCGAATTCGGCAACGCCAACTGTCAGTCCAACTGTTACTACAACTTATACGGCTACTTCGGGCACGCCATCATCACCAACAAATTTGGTAGTTAACGGTGATTTTTCTTCGGGGTATAGCGGATTCACTACTGAATATACTCAAGTTGGTGACCCAAATCCATTTGGTGTTCAAACGTCTTATAGTATTGTTGCCAACCCCGCAGCTTGGTTTAATCCTTTTTCCTCTTGTGGCGATCACACTAACGGTAGTGGGTACATGATGGTATTTGACGGTGCCACCGATGCTAGTGGGAATATAAAAGTCTGGTGCAATGCAACACCGATTCCAGTACTTCCCAACAAGAGTTATACTTTTTCTTATTATGTTGCTTCTGTCTCCACTGGTTCTCCAGCAAAATTAGAACCAACCATTAATGGTGTTTCATTAGGCGCTCCTATAACAGCCCCTTTTACCACTTGTGCATGGACCTTAAATACCTTTACCTGGAATTCGGGTTCCAATACCACGGCGAATATTTGTATTTATGACCGAGAGATTTCGTCAAACGGAAATGACTTTGCCTTAGATGACATTTCGTTAAAGGAAACGGTAACCTGTATCTATACTAAAAGTGTTACTGTTACCGTGACGCCAGCAACGGTACCTACGTTTACCGCTGTTGCGCCAATATGTAAGGGCGATACTTTGAATGCTTTACCAACCACTTCCAATAACGGAATTACGGGAACCTGGTCTCCGGCATTAGATAACACCGCCACAACAACCTATACTTTTACACCAACTACAGGTACCTGTACCACGACGGCTACCCTTCAAATTGTAGTTAATCAACCTGTGACCCCAACGTTTACTGCTGTTGCTCCAGTTTGTACTGGCGATACTTTGAACGCTTTACCCACTACTTCCAATAACGGAATCAACGGAACTTGGTCTCCACCTTTAAATAATACAGCCACTACCGCCTATACTTTTGTACCTGCTGCCGGACAATGTGCCGGTAACGCTACCCTATCCATACAAGTAAATCCAACGACAATACCAACGTTTACTGCTGTTGCGCCAATATGCAATGGCGATCCTTTACTTGGTTTGCCAACTACTTCAAATAATAGTATTACCGGATTATGGTCGCCAGCACTAAACAATACAGCCACTACCACCTACACTTTTGCTCCTGCTGCTGGGCAATGTGCTACAACGACTTCGCTTACGGTACAAGTAAACCCATTACCTCAATTTACCATTTCGGGAGGTTGTACCGGAGTATATACCTTGAGTGTTATACAAACCGATTCCTCGGGTTCGACCTATGCTTGGTATAACCCCTCCAATGTACAGATTGGTTCTGATGCTACTGTAACCATAACAACACCCGGAATGTATTCATTAGTCGTAACGCAGAATGGATGCAGCAATAGTGGAACCAAAGAAGTACTCAATACGTTATGTAGTATTCAAAATGGCATCTCTGTTAATAATGACGGGCTTAATGATAACTTTGATCTTGCCGCCTACAACGTTTCGAATTTGACCATCTTTAACCGTTACGGAATGAAAGTGTTCGACAAGACTAATTATAATAATGAGTGGCACGGGCAGTCCGATAAAGGCGATGACTTACCAGACGGTACCTATTATTATGTAATTAACTTTCAAGATACCCCAACCAAAACGGGCTGGATTTATATCAACCGAGCACAGTAA
- a CDS encoding DpnI domain-containing protein, with the protein MDLNFNIELAKGYSSNSQIARVLTEDWVKKNSYCPSCGEKPLNDFENNRPVADFYCVKCTEEFELKSKSGKFSTTITDGAYDTMTNRITSETNPNFFFLTYNKELAVDNFLIIPKQFFTPDIIIKRKPLSETAIRAGWTGCNIDLSKVSELGKIFLVEKSKIISPAIVQTAFNKTTFIRNKSSDTKGWILEILYCIEKIPNKDFTLKDIYNFESELKIKYPNNNFIRDKIRQQLQLLRDKGIIEFNGRGTYKKID; encoded by the coding sequence ATGGATTTAAATTTTAATATTGAATTAGCTAAAGGATATTCTAGTAATTCTCAAATTGCAAGGGTCCTTACTGAAGATTGGGTAAAGAAAAATTCGTATTGTCCTAGTTGTGGTGAAAAACCTTTAAATGATTTTGAAAACAACAGACCAGTTGCCGATTTTTATTGCGTAAAATGCACAGAAGAATTTGAGTTAAAAAGTAAGAGTGGAAAATTCAGCACAACTATAACTGACGGGGCTTATGATACCATGACAAATAGGATAACTTCTGAGACAAACCCAAATTTTTTCTTTTTAACGTATAATAAAGAGTTGGCAGTTGATAATTTTTTAATAATTCCCAAACAATTTTTTACCCCTGACATCATTATTAAAAGAAAGCCTTTGTCTGAAACTGCAATAAGAGCAGGTTGGACAGGTTGCAATATTGACCTATCGAAAGTATCAGAACTTGGCAAAATATTTCTAGTTGAAAAATCCAAAATAATTAGTCCTGCAATTGTTCAAACTGCCTTCAATAAAACAACATTTATAAGAAATAAAAGTTCAGATACAAAAGGATGGATTTTAGAGATATTATATTGCATTGAAAAAATACCAAATAAAGATTTTACACTAAAAGATATTTATAACTTTGAAAGTGAATTAAAAATAAAATATCCAAATAATAACTTTATAAGAGATAAAATCAGACAGCAACTTCAGCTTTTGAGAGACAAAGGAATTATTGAGTTTAATGGAAGGGGAACCTACAAGAAAATAGACTAA
- the tnpA gene encoding IS200/IS605 family transposase — MANTYTQIHIQFVFAVKFRDGLIHSSFKDELYQYIVGIIKNNNHKLLAINGMPDHIHVFIGMRPTQSVSDLLQDIKGNSSKWINEKKFLKAKFEWQEGYGAFSYSKSQVNSVIDYIKNQEKHHAVKTFRDEYLEFLNLFEIDYDDRYIFKEPT; from the coding sequence ATGGCCAATACCTATACACAAATTCACATTCAATTTGTTTTCGCGGTTAAATTCCGTGATGGCCTTATACATTCTTCATTCAAAGATGAATTATATCAATATATTGTGGGTATAATTAAAAATAACAATCATAAATTATTAGCAATAAACGGTATGCCTGACCATATTCATGTTTTTATTGGAATGCGTCCGACACAATCAGTATCTGATTTATTGCAAGACATTAAAGGGAATTCTTCAAAATGGATAAATGAAAAGAAATTTTTAAAAGCAAAGTTTGAATGGCAAGAGGGGTATGGAGCGTTTTCTTATTCCAAATCTCAAGTAAATTCTGTTATTGATTATATTAAAAATCAAGAGAAACATCATGCGGTAAAAACGTTTAGAGATGAATATTTAGAGTTTTTAAATTTGTTTGAGATAGATTATGATGATCGGTATATATTTAAAGAACCTACGTAA
- a CDS encoding endonuclease/exonuclease/phosphatase family protein yields the protein MKIITWNCNMGFRKKAGVILAHQPDILVIPECENLDKVTFAEGLPLATDSLWHGKNPHKGLGVFGYNGYQLQLLDCHNPNFKTILPIAVTRGETDFILFDIWANNPEDKDGPYVTQIWKALKHYDHLLSDTKTILIGDFNSNAIWDKPRREGNHSALVAKLAANDIQSTYHTYYNQQQGQEAHPNFYLYRHQDKPYHLDYCFASQDFIKTLKKVTVGTYEDWTRFSDHKPLMVEFE from the coding sequence ATGAAAATCATCACGTGGAATTGCAATATGGGTTTCCGAAAAAAGGCAGGCGTTATCTTAGCCCATCAGCCGGATATCCTAGTGATTCCCGAATGTGAAAACTTAGATAAAGTAACCTTTGCCGAAGGCCTACCACTCGCCACAGATAGCTTATGGCACGGTAAAAACCCACATAAAGGACTGGGTGTTTTTGGGTATAATGGCTACCAACTGCAATTGCTCGACTGCCACAACCCCAACTTCAAAACCATCTTACCCATAGCAGTAACAAGAGGCGAAACTGATTTTATACTCTTTGATATTTGGGCCAACAACCCCGAAGACAAAGACGGCCCTTATGTAACCCAGATTTGGAAAGCCCTAAAGCACTACGACCATTTACTCTCGGATACTAAAACCATCCTGATAGGCGACTTTAACAGCAACGCCATTTGGGACAAACCAAGAAGAGAAGGCAACCACTCCGCCCTAGTAGCGAAACTAGCCGCCAACGATATTCAGAGCACCTACCACACCTACTACAACCAACAACAAGGCCAAGAAGCCCACCCCAACTTTTACCTCTACCGCCACCAAGACAAACCCTATCATTTAGACTACTGCTTTGCCTCGCAAGATTTTATAAAAACCCTAAAGAAAGTTACTGTTGGTACTTATGAAGACTGGACGAGGTTTAGTGATCATAAGCCTTTGATGGTGGAGTTTGAGTAA
- a CDS encoding RNA polymerase sigma factor: protein MINRLKENEKAAFEELVALHKNSVINTCYRFLLNQEDAEDISQEVFIEIYQSISSFRGDAKLSTWIYRITVTKCLDEIKKRNRKKRISSLGKLLHIDTIIPWIAGDSMPDKALQEEERFREISTVLNTLPENQRVAFTLSKIEGFTNKEIAEIMNTTTIAVESLIHRAKKKTAEELTTILKNKDT from the coding sequence TTGATTAATAGACTAAAAGAGAACGAGAAAGCCGCATTCGAGGAACTGGTAGCACTACATAAAAATAGTGTCATCAATACTTGTTATCGGTTTTTATTAAATCAAGAAGATGCCGAAGACATTTCGCAAGAAGTGTTTATTGAAATTTACCAATCCATATCTTCTTTTCGGGGCGACGCCAAACTATCGACATGGATTTACCGAATCACAGTCACCAAATGCCTGGATGAAATCAAAAAACGCAACCGTAAAAAAAGAATATCTTCATTAGGGAAACTGCTTCATATTGATACTATTATTCCGTGGATTGCAGGAGACTCGATGCCCGATAAAGCCTTGCAGGAGGAGGAAAGATTCCGTGAAATAAGTACTGTTTTAAACACTTTGCCCGAAAATCAAAGAGTAGCGTTTACCTTGAGTAAAATAGAAGGCTTTACCAACAAAGAGATAGCCGAAATCATGAATACCACGACCATAGCGGTGGAGAGTTTAATTCACCGAGCCAAAAAGAAAACCGCAGAAGAGCTTACTACTATTTTAAAAAATAAAGACACCTAG
- a CDS encoding Spy/CpxP family protein refolding chaperone yields MDIFSQHKVLTRTIAILVLLNLALVSFFVWKELKPRHEPLLFPKNEKYKDVSGILKQELELNNQQVKQFDAIREDYFNKEIQLKQTIKDDKDAMNQEMFNKETNESTIMMLAKRIASNEYKMELLRYSQAKELKAICSPQQQERFESLVKEIRDYFRPDNQPIKR; encoded by the coding sequence ATGGATATTTTTAGTCAGCATAAAGTATTAACACGAACCATTGCCATTCTAGTACTTCTGAACTTGGCATTGGTAAGTTTCTTTGTTTGGAAAGAGCTTAAACCAAGACACGAACCTCTCTTGTTTCCTAAAAACGAAAAGTACAAGGATGTGTCAGGTATTTTAAAACAGGAATTGGAATTAAACAACCAACAAGTAAAGCAATTCGACGCGATTAGGGAAGACTATTTTAACAAAGAAATCCAATTAAAGCAAACTATCAAGGACGATAAAGATGCCATGAATCAGGAGATGTTTAATAAGGAAACGAATGAATCTACCATCATGATGTTGGCCAAAAGAATAGCTAGTAACGAATATAAAATGGAATTACTTCGCTACAGTCAGGCCAAAGAACTAAAAGCGATTTGTAGTCCACAACAGCAAGAGCGATTTGAAAGTTTAGTAAAAGAAATTCGCGATTATTTCAGACCTGATAACCAACCTATAAAACGATAA